In Theropithecus gelada isolate Dixy chromosome 13, Tgel_1.0, whole genome shotgun sequence, one DNA window encodes the following:
- the ARID5A gene encoding AT-rich interactive domain-containing protein 5A isoform X5 produces the protein MAAPVKGNRKQSAEGDTLDPPASPKPVGEQNGSQNPIPLEDSPEAGGEREEEQEREEEQAFLVSLYKFMKERHTPIERVPHLGFKQINLWKIYKAVEKLGAYELVTGRRLWKNVYDELGGSPGSTSAATCTRRHYERLVLPYVRHLKGEDDKPLPTSKPRKQYKMAKENRGDDGATERPKKAKEERRMDQMMPGKTKADVADQAPLLSQEPPRNSIEQQGPASGSSVSFVGASGCPEAYKRLLSSFYCKGTHGIMSPLAKKKLLAQVSKVEALQCQEEGCRHGAEPQASPAVHLPGSPQSPKGLIENSRHRLTSQEGLQSPGGSLREEAQAGPCPAAPIFTGCFHTHPTEVLKPVSQHPRDFFSRLKDGVLLGPPGKEGLSVKEPQLVWGGDANRPSAFHKGGSRKGVLYPKPKACWVSPMAKVPPESPTLPPTFPGSTGLGSKRSLEEEGAAHSGKRLRAVSPFLKEADAKKCGAKPAGSGLVSCLLSPALGPVPPEAYRGTMLHCPLNFTGTPGPLKGQAALPFSPLVIPAFPAHFLATAGPSPMAAGLMHFPPTSFDSALRHRLCPASSAWHAPPVTTYAAPHFFHLNTKL, from the exons CAGCTCCTGTCAAAGGGAACAGGAAGCAGTCCGCAGAGGGTGACACCCTAGATCCACCTGCATCCCCCAAACCTGTTGGCGAGCAGAACGGGAGCCAGAACCCCATCCCACTGGAG GACTCCCCCGAGGCAGGCGGGGAgcgggaggaggagcaggagcggGAGGAGGAGCAGGCCTTCCTGGTCAGCCTCTACAAGTTCATGAAGGAGCGACACACGCCCATCGAGAGGGTGCCCCATCTCGGCTTCAAGCAGA TTAACCTGTGGAAGATCTACAAGGCAGTGGAGAAGCTGGGGGCCTATGAGCTG GTGACCGGGCGCCGCCTCTGGAAGAACGTGTACGACGAGCTGGGGGGCAGCCCGGGCAGCACCAGCGCGGCCACGTGCACGCGCCGCCACTACGAGAG GCTGGTCCTGCCATATGTGCGGCACCTGAAGGGGGAGGATGACAAGCCGCTGCCCACCTCCAAGCCCAGGAAACAGTACAAGATGGCCAAGGAGAACAGGGGGGATGATGGGGCCACCGAGCGGCCGAAGAAGGCCAAGGAGGAGCGGCGCATGGACCAG ATGATGCCAGGAAAGACCAAAGCAGATGTTGCTGACCAAGCACCGCTTCTTAGCCAGGAGCCCCCCAGGAACAGTATAGAACAGCAGGGCCCGGCCTCTGGGTCTTCTGTGTCCTTTGTGGGTGCCAGTGGCTGCCCTGAGGCCTACAAGCGGCTCCTATCCAGCTTCTACTGCAAGGGGACACACGGCATCATGTCACCACTGGCCAAAAAGAAGCTCCTGGCCCAGGTGAGCAAGGTGGAGGCCTTGCAGTGCCAGGAGGAGGGCTGTCGCCATGGGGCAGAGCCCCAGGCGTCCCCAGCTGTTCACCTCCCAGGGAGTCCCCAGAGCCCCAAAGGGCTGATTGAGAATTCCAGGCACCGGCTGACCTCTCAGGAGGGATTGCAGTCCCCGGGTGGCAGCCTCAGGGAGGAGGCGCAGGCGGGCCCCTGCCCGGCAGCCCCCATCTTCACGGGCTGCTTCCACACCCACCCCACTGAGGTGCTGAAGCCTGTCAGCCAGCACCCCAGGGACTTCTTCTCCAGACTTAAAGATGGGGTGCTATTGGGGCCTCCTGGCAAAGAGGGGCTGTCAGTGAAAGAGCCCCAGCTGGTGTGGGGCGGGGACGCCAACCGCCCTTCTGCATTCCACAAAGGCGGCTCCAGAAAGGGCGTTCTGTACCCCAAGCCCAAAGCCTGCTGGGTGTCCCCCATGGCCAAGGTCCCACCCGAGAGCCCCACGCTCCCGCCCACCTTTCCTGGTAGCACAGGCCTGGGCAGCAAGCGCAGCCTGGAGGAAGAGGGTGCTGCCCACAGTGGGAAGAGACTGAGGGCCGTGTCTCCCTTTCTTAAGGAGGCAGATGCCAAGAAATGTGGGGCCAAACCTGCAGGGTCCGGCCTGGTCTCCTGCCTTCTGAGCCCAGCCCTGGGGCCTGTGCCCCCAGAGGCCTACAGGGGCACCATGCTGCACTGCCCGCTGAACTTCACTGGCACCCCAGGCCCTTTGAAGGGCCAGGCTGCACTCCCCTTCAGCCCCCTGGTCATCCCAGCCTTCCCAGCCCACTTCCTGGCCACTGCGGGCCCCTCACCCATGGCCGCTGGCCTGATGCACTTCCCGCCCACGTCCTTCGACAGTGCTCTCCGCCACAGACTTTGCCCGGCCTCATCTGCCTGGCACGCACCACCAGTCACAACCTATGCAGCGCCCCACTTCTTCCACCTCAACACGAAGCTGTAG
- the ARID5A gene encoding AT-rich interactive domain-containing protein 5A isoform X3: MAAPVKGNRKQSAEGDTLDPPASPKPVGEQNGSQNPIPLEDSPEAGGEREEEQEREEEQAFLVSLYKFMKERHTPIERVPHLGFKQINLWKIYKAVEKLGAYELSVALGGRISRCRSRRAGAKPQCFGPCEGGQSRKDPAARGRSRPRPHQVLLQVTGRRLWKNVYDELGGSPGSTSAATCTRRHYERLVLPYVRHLKGEDDKPLPTSKPRKQYKMAKENRGDDGATERPKKAKEERRMDQMMPGKTKADVADQAPLLSQEPPRNSIEQQGPASGSSVSFVGASGCPEAYKRLLSSFYCKGTHGIMSPLAKKKLLAQVSKVEALQCQEEGCRHGAEPQASPAVHLPGSPQSPKGLIENSRHRLTSQEGLQSPGGSLREEAQAGPCPAAPIFTGCFHTHPTEVLKPVSQHPRDFFSRLKDGVLLGPPGKEGLSVKEPQLVWGGDANRPSAFHKGGSRKGVLYPKPKACWVSPMAKVPPESPTLPPTFPGSTGLGSKRSLEEEGAAHSGKRLRAVSPFLKEADAKKCGAKPAGSGLVSCLLSPALGPVPPEAYRGTMLHCPLNFTGTPGPLKGQAALPFSPLVIPAFPAHFLATAGPSPMAAGLMHFPPTSFDSALRHRLCPASSAWHAPPVTTYAAPHFFHLNTKL, from the exons CAGCTCCTGTCAAAGGGAACAGGAAGCAGTCCGCAGAGGGTGACACCCTAGATCCACCTGCATCCCCCAAACCTGTTGGCGAGCAGAACGGGAGCCAGAACCCCATCCCACTGGAG GACTCCCCCGAGGCAGGCGGGGAgcgggaggaggagcaggagcggGAGGAGGAGCAGGCCTTCCTGGTCAGCCTCTACAAGTTCATGAAGGAGCGACACACGCCCATCGAGAGGGTGCCCCATCTCGGCTTCAAGCAGA TTAACCTGTGGAAGATCTACAAGGCAGTGGAGAAGCTGGGGGCCTATGAGCTG TCCGTGGCCCTGGGAGGGAGAATCAGCCGCTGTCGGAGCCGCAGAGCAGGTGCCAAACCGCAGTGCTTCGGTCCCTGCGAGGGCGGCCAGAGCCGCAAGGACCCCGCCGCCAGGGGGCGCTCGCGGCCGCGCCCTCACCAGGTGCTCTTGCAGGTGACCGGGCGCCGCCTCTGGAAGAACGTGTACGACGAGCTGGGGGGCAGCCCGGGCAGCACCAGCGCGGCCACGTGCACGCGCCGCCACTACGAGAG GCTGGTCCTGCCATATGTGCGGCACCTGAAGGGGGAGGATGACAAGCCGCTGCCCACCTCCAAGCCCAGGAAACAGTACAAGATGGCCAAGGAGAACAGGGGGGATGATGGGGCCACCGAGCGGCCGAAGAAGGCCAAGGAGGAGCGGCGCATGGACCAG ATGATGCCAGGAAAGACCAAAGCAGATGTTGCTGACCAAGCACCGCTTCTTAGCCAGGAGCCCCCCAGGAACAGTATAGAACAGCAGGGCCCGGCCTCTGGGTCTTCTGTGTCCTTTGTGGGTGCCAGTGGCTGCCCTGAGGCCTACAAGCGGCTCCTATCCAGCTTCTACTGCAAGGGGACACACGGCATCATGTCACCACTGGCCAAAAAGAAGCTCCTGGCCCAGGTGAGCAAGGTGGAGGCCTTGCAGTGCCAGGAGGAGGGCTGTCGCCATGGGGCAGAGCCCCAGGCGTCCCCAGCTGTTCACCTCCCAGGGAGTCCCCAGAGCCCCAAAGGGCTGATTGAGAATTCCAGGCACCGGCTGACCTCTCAGGAGGGATTGCAGTCCCCGGGTGGCAGCCTCAGGGAGGAGGCGCAGGCGGGCCCCTGCCCGGCAGCCCCCATCTTCACGGGCTGCTTCCACACCCACCCCACTGAGGTGCTGAAGCCTGTCAGCCAGCACCCCAGGGACTTCTTCTCCAGACTTAAAGATGGGGTGCTATTGGGGCCTCCTGGCAAAGAGGGGCTGTCAGTGAAAGAGCCCCAGCTGGTGTGGGGCGGGGACGCCAACCGCCCTTCTGCATTCCACAAAGGCGGCTCCAGAAAGGGCGTTCTGTACCCCAAGCCCAAAGCCTGCTGGGTGTCCCCCATGGCCAAGGTCCCACCCGAGAGCCCCACGCTCCCGCCCACCTTTCCTGGTAGCACAGGCCTGGGCAGCAAGCGCAGCCTGGAGGAAGAGGGTGCTGCCCACAGTGGGAAGAGACTGAGGGCCGTGTCTCCCTTTCTTAAGGAGGCAGATGCCAAGAAATGTGGGGCCAAACCTGCAGGGTCCGGCCTGGTCTCCTGCCTTCTGAGCCCAGCCCTGGGGCCTGTGCCCCCAGAGGCCTACAGGGGCACCATGCTGCACTGCCCGCTGAACTTCACTGGCACCCCAGGCCCTTTGAAGGGCCAGGCTGCACTCCCCTTCAGCCCCCTGGTCATCCCAGCCTTCCCAGCCCACTTCCTGGCCACTGCGGGCCCCTCACCCATGGCCGCTGGCCTGATGCACTTCCCGCCCACGTCCTTCGACAGTGCTCTCCGCCACAGACTTTGCCCGGCCTCATCTGCCTGGCACGCACCACCAGTCACAACCTATGCAGCGCCCCACTTCTTCCACCTCAACACGAAGCTGTAG
- the ARID5A gene encoding AT-rich interactive domain-containing protein 5A isoform X2, which produces MAAPVKGNRKQSAEGDTLDPPASPKPVGEQNGSQNPIPLEDSPEAGGEREEEQEREEEQAFLVSLYKFMKERHTPIERVPHLGFKQINLWKIYKAVEKLGAYELQSVALGGRISRCRSRRAGAKPQCFGPCEGGQSRKDPAARGRSRPRPHQVLLQVTGRRLWKNVYDELGGSPGSTSAATCTRRHYERLVLPYVRHLKGEDDKPLPTSKPRKQYKMAKENRGDDGATERPKKAKEERRMDQMMPGKTKADVADQAPLLSQEPPRNSIEQQGPASGSSVSFVGASGCPEAYKRLLSSFYCKGTHGIMSPLAKKKLLAQVSKVEALQCQEEGCRHGAEPQASPAVHLPGSPQSPKGLIENSRHRLTSQEGLQSPGGSLREEAQAGPCPAAPIFTGCFHTHPTEVLKPVSQHPRDFFSRLKDGVLLGPPGKEGLSVKEPQLVWGGDANRPSAFHKGGSRKGVLYPKPKACWVSPMAKVPPESPTLPPTFPGSTGLGSKRSLEEEGAAHSGKRLRAVSPFLKEADAKKCGAKPAGSGLVSCLLSPALGPVPPEAYRGTMLHCPLNFTGTPGPLKGQAALPFSPLVIPAFPAHFLATAGPSPMAAGLMHFPPTSFDSALRHRLCPASSAWHAPPVTTYAAPHFFHLNTKL; this is translated from the exons CAGCTCCTGTCAAAGGGAACAGGAAGCAGTCCGCAGAGGGTGACACCCTAGATCCACCTGCATCCCCCAAACCTGTTGGCGAGCAGAACGGGAGCCAGAACCCCATCCCACTGGAG GACTCCCCCGAGGCAGGCGGGGAgcgggaggaggagcaggagcggGAGGAGGAGCAGGCCTTCCTGGTCAGCCTCTACAAGTTCATGAAGGAGCGACACACGCCCATCGAGAGGGTGCCCCATCTCGGCTTCAAGCAGA TTAACCTGTGGAAGATCTACAAGGCAGTGGAGAAGCTGGGGGCCTATGAGCTG CAGTCCGTGGCCCTGGGAGGGAGAATCAGCCGCTGTCGGAGCCGCAGAGCAGGTGCCAAACCGCAGTGCTTCGGTCCCTGCGAGGGCGGCCAGAGCCGCAAGGACCCCGCCGCCAGGGGGCGCTCGCGGCCGCGCCCTCACCAGGTGCTCTTGCAGGTGACCGGGCGCCGCCTCTGGAAGAACGTGTACGACGAGCTGGGGGGCAGCCCGGGCAGCACCAGCGCGGCCACGTGCACGCGCCGCCACTACGAGAG GCTGGTCCTGCCATATGTGCGGCACCTGAAGGGGGAGGATGACAAGCCGCTGCCCACCTCCAAGCCCAGGAAACAGTACAAGATGGCCAAGGAGAACAGGGGGGATGATGGGGCCACCGAGCGGCCGAAGAAGGCCAAGGAGGAGCGGCGCATGGACCAG ATGATGCCAGGAAAGACCAAAGCAGATGTTGCTGACCAAGCACCGCTTCTTAGCCAGGAGCCCCCCAGGAACAGTATAGAACAGCAGGGCCCGGCCTCTGGGTCTTCTGTGTCCTTTGTGGGTGCCAGTGGCTGCCCTGAGGCCTACAAGCGGCTCCTATCCAGCTTCTACTGCAAGGGGACACACGGCATCATGTCACCACTGGCCAAAAAGAAGCTCCTGGCCCAGGTGAGCAAGGTGGAGGCCTTGCAGTGCCAGGAGGAGGGCTGTCGCCATGGGGCAGAGCCCCAGGCGTCCCCAGCTGTTCACCTCCCAGGGAGTCCCCAGAGCCCCAAAGGGCTGATTGAGAATTCCAGGCACCGGCTGACCTCTCAGGAGGGATTGCAGTCCCCGGGTGGCAGCCTCAGGGAGGAGGCGCAGGCGGGCCCCTGCCCGGCAGCCCCCATCTTCACGGGCTGCTTCCACACCCACCCCACTGAGGTGCTGAAGCCTGTCAGCCAGCACCCCAGGGACTTCTTCTCCAGACTTAAAGATGGGGTGCTATTGGGGCCTCCTGGCAAAGAGGGGCTGTCAGTGAAAGAGCCCCAGCTGGTGTGGGGCGGGGACGCCAACCGCCCTTCTGCATTCCACAAAGGCGGCTCCAGAAAGGGCGTTCTGTACCCCAAGCCCAAAGCCTGCTGGGTGTCCCCCATGGCCAAGGTCCCACCCGAGAGCCCCACGCTCCCGCCCACCTTTCCTGGTAGCACAGGCCTGGGCAGCAAGCGCAGCCTGGAGGAAGAGGGTGCTGCCCACAGTGGGAAGAGACTGAGGGCCGTGTCTCCCTTTCTTAAGGAGGCAGATGCCAAGAAATGTGGGGCCAAACCTGCAGGGTCCGGCCTGGTCTCCTGCCTTCTGAGCCCAGCCCTGGGGCCTGTGCCCCCAGAGGCCTACAGGGGCACCATGCTGCACTGCCCGCTGAACTTCACTGGCACCCCAGGCCCTTTGAAGGGCCAGGCTGCACTCCCCTTCAGCCCCCTGGTCATCCCAGCCTTCCCAGCCCACTTCCTGGCCACTGCGGGCCCCTCACCCATGGCCGCTGGCCTGATGCACTTCCCGCCCACGTCCTTCGACAGTGCTCTCCGCCACAGACTTTGCCCGGCCTCATCTGCCTGGCACGCACCACCAGTCACAACCTATGCAGCGCCCCACTTCTTCCACCTCAACACGAAGCTGTAG
- the ARID5A gene encoding AT-rich interactive domain-containing protein 5A isoform X6, producing MKERHTPIERVPHLGFKQINLWKIYKAVEKLGAYELVTGRRLWKNVYDELGGSPGSTSAATCTRRHYERLVLPYVRHLKGEDDKPLPTSKPRKQYKMAKENRGDDGATERPKKAKEERRMDQMMPGKTKADVADQAPLLSQEPPRNSIEQQGPASGSSVSFVGASGCPEAYKRLLSSFYCKGTHGIMSPLAKKKLLAQVSKVEALQCQEEGCRHGAEPQASPAVHLPGSPQSPKGLIENSRHRLTSQEGLQSPGGSLREEAQAGPCPAAPIFTGCFHTHPTEVLKPVSQHPRDFFSRLKDGVLLGPPGKEGLSVKEPQLVWGGDANRPSAFHKGGSRKGVLYPKPKACWVSPMAKVPPESPTLPPTFPGSTGLGSKRSLEEEGAAHSGKRLRAVSPFLKEADAKKCGAKPAGSGLVSCLLSPALGPVPPEAYRGTMLHCPLNFTGTPGPLKGQAALPFSPLVIPAFPAHFLATAGPSPMAAGLMHFPPTSFDSALRHRLCPASSAWHAPPVTTYAAPHFFHLNTKL from the exons ATGAAGGAGCGACACACGCCCATCGAGAGGGTGCCCCATCTCGGCTTCAAGCAGA TTAACCTGTGGAAGATCTACAAGGCAGTGGAGAAGCTGGGGGCCTATGAGCTG GTGACCGGGCGCCGCCTCTGGAAGAACGTGTACGACGAGCTGGGGGGCAGCCCGGGCAGCACCAGCGCGGCCACGTGCACGCGCCGCCACTACGAGAG GCTGGTCCTGCCATATGTGCGGCACCTGAAGGGGGAGGATGACAAGCCGCTGCCCACCTCCAAGCCCAGGAAACAGTACAAGATGGCCAAGGAGAACAGGGGGGATGATGGGGCCACCGAGCGGCCGAAGAAGGCCAAGGAGGAGCGGCGCATGGACCAG ATGATGCCAGGAAAGACCAAAGCAGATGTTGCTGACCAAGCACCGCTTCTTAGCCAGGAGCCCCCCAGGAACAGTATAGAACAGCAGGGCCCGGCCTCTGGGTCTTCTGTGTCCTTTGTGGGTGCCAGTGGCTGCCCTGAGGCCTACAAGCGGCTCCTATCCAGCTTCTACTGCAAGGGGACACACGGCATCATGTCACCACTGGCCAAAAAGAAGCTCCTGGCCCAGGTGAGCAAGGTGGAGGCCTTGCAGTGCCAGGAGGAGGGCTGTCGCCATGGGGCAGAGCCCCAGGCGTCCCCAGCTGTTCACCTCCCAGGGAGTCCCCAGAGCCCCAAAGGGCTGATTGAGAATTCCAGGCACCGGCTGACCTCTCAGGAGGGATTGCAGTCCCCGGGTGGCAGCCTCAGGGAGGAGGCGCAGGCGGGCCCCTGCCCGGCAGCCCCCATCTTCACGGGCTGCTTCCACACCCACCCCACTGAGGTGCTGAAGCCTGTCAGCCAGCACCCCAGGGACTTCTTCTCCAGACTTAAAGATGGGGTGCTATTGGGGCCTCCTGGCAAAGAGGGGCTGTCAGTGAAAGAGCCCCAGCTGGTGTGGGGCGGGGACGCCAACCGCCCTTCTGCATTCCACAAAGGCGGCTCCAGAAAGGGCGTTCTGTACCCCAAGCCCAAAGCCTGCTGGGTGTCCCCCATGGCCAAGGTCCCACCCGAGAGCCCCACGCTCCCGCCCACCTTTCCTGGTAGCACAGGCCTGGGCAGCAAGCGCAGCCTGGAGGAAGAGGGTGCTGCCCACAGTGGGAAGAGACTGAGGGCCGTGTCTCCCTTTCTTAAGGAGGCAGATGCCAAGAAATGTGGGGCCAAACCTGCAGGGTCCGGCCTGGTCTCCTGCCTTCTGAGCCCAGCCCTGGGGCCTGTGCCCCCAGAGGCCTACAGGGGCACCATGCTGCACTGCCCGCTGAACTTCACTGGCACCCCAGGCCCTTTGAAGGGCCAGGCTGCACTCCCCTTCAGCCCCCTGGTCATCCCAGCCTTCCCAGCCCACTTCCTGGCCACTGCGGGCCCCTCACCCATGGCCGCTGGCCTGATGCACTTCCCGCCCACGTCCTTCGACAGTGCTCTCCGCCACAGACTTTGCCCGGCCTCATCTGCCTGGCACGCACCACCAGTCACAACCTATGCAGCGCCCCACTTCTTCCACCTCAACACGAAGCTGTAG
- the ARID5A gene encoding AT-rich interactive domain-containing protein 5A isoform X4: MGRLLLFLLLASEVFSPHPFLLPSLLAAAPVKGNRKQSAEGDTLDPPASPKPVGEQNGSQNPIPLEDSPEAGGEREEEQEREEEQAFLVSLYKFMKERHTPIERVPHLGFKQINLWKIYKAVEKLGAYELVTGRRLWKNVYDELGGSPGSTSAATCTRRHYERLVLPYVRHLKGEDDKPLPTSKPRKQYKMAKENRGDDGATERPKKAKEERRMDQMMPGKTKADVADQAPLLSQEPPRNSIEQQGPASGSSVSFVGASGCPEAYKRLLSSFYCKGTHGIMSPLAKKKLLAQVSKVEALQCQEEGCRHGAEPQASPAVHLPGSPQSPKGLIENSRHRLTSQEGLQSPGGSLREEAQAGPCPAAPIFTGCFHTHPTEVLKPVSQHPRDFFSRLKDGVLLGPPGKEGLSVKEPQLVWGGDANRPSAFHKGGSRKGVLYPKPKACWVSPMAKVPPESPTLPPTFPGSTGLGSKRSLEEEGAAHSGKRLRAVSPFLKEADAKKCGAKPAGSGLVSCLLSPALGPVPPEAYRGTMLHCPLNFTGTPGPLKGQAALPFSPLVIPAFPAHFLATAGPSPMAAGLMHFPPTSFDSALRHRLCPASSAWHAPPVTTYAAPHFFHLNTKL, from the exons ATGGGGAGACTGCTCCTGTTCCTCCTGCTTGCATCTGAGGtgttctctccccaccccttcctccttccctctctccttgcaGCAGCTCCTGTCAAAGGGAACAGGAAGCAGTCCGCAGAGGGTGACACCCTAGATCCACCTGCATCCCCCAAACCTGTTGGCGAGCAGAACGGGAGCCAGAACCCCATCCCACTGGAG GACTCCCCCGAGGCAGGCGGGGAgcgggaggaggagcaggagcggGAGGAGGAGCAGGCCTTCCTGGTCAGCCTCTACAAGTTCATGAAGGAGCGACACACGCCCATCGAGAGGGTGCCCCATCTCGGCTTCAAGCAGA TTAACCTGTGGAAGATCTACAAGGCAGTGGAGAAGCTGGGGGCCTATGAGCTG GTGACCGGGCGCCGCCTCTGGAAGAACGTGTACGACGAGCTGGGGGGCAGCCCGGGCAGCACCAGCGCGGCCACGTGCACGCGCCGCCACTACGAGAG GCTGGTCCTGCCATATGTGCGGCACCTGAAGGGGGAGGATGACAAGCCGCTGCCCACCTCCAAGCCCAGGAAACAGTACAAGATGGCCAAGGAGAACAGGGGGGATGATGGGGCCACCGAGCGGCCGAAGAAGGCCAAGGAGGAGCGGCGCATGGACCAG ATGATGCCAGGAAAGACCAAAGCAGATGTTGCTGACCAAGCACCGCTTCTTAGCCAGGAGCCCCCCAGGAACAGTATAGAACAGCAGGGCCCGGCCTCTGGGTCTTCTGTGTCCTTTGTGGGTGCCAGTGGCTGCCCTGAGGCCTACAAGCGGCTCCTATCCAGCTTCTACTGCAAGGGGACACACGGCATCATGTCACCACTGGCCAAAAAGAAGCTCCTGGCCCAGGTGAGCAAGGTGGAGGCCTTGCAGTGCCAGGAGGAGGGCTGTCGCCATGGGGCAGAGCCCCAGGCGTCCCCAGCTGTTCACCTCCCAGGGAGTCCCCAGAGCCCCAAAGGGCTGATTGAGAATTCCAGGCACCGGCTGACCTCTCAGGAGGGATTGCAGTCCCCGGGTGGCAGCCTCAGGGAGGAGGCGCAGGCGGGCCCCTGCCCGGCAGCCCCCATCTTCACGGGCTGCTTCCACACCCACCCCACTGAGGTGCTGAAGCCTGTCAGCCAGCACCCCAGGGACTTCTTCTCCAGACTTAAAGATGGGGTGCTATTGGGGCCTCCTGGCAAAGAGGGGCTGTCAGTGAAAGAGCCCCAGCTGGTGTGGGGCGGGGACGCCAACCGCCCTTCTGCATTCCACAAAGGCGGCTCCAGAAAGGGCGTTCTGTACCCCAAGCCCAAAGCCTGCTGGGTGTCCCCCATGGCCAAGGTCCCACCCGAGAGCCCCACGCTCCCGCCCACCTTTCCTGGTAGCACAGGCCTGGGCAGCAAGCGCAGCCTGGAGGAAGAGGGTGCTGCCCACAGTGGGAAGAGACTGAGGGCCGTGTCTCCCTTTCTTAAGGAGGCAGATGCCAAGAAATGTGGGGCCAAACCTGCAGGGTCCGGCCTGGTCTCCTGCCTTCTGAGCCCAGCCCTGGGGCCTGTGCCCCCAGAGGCCTACAGGGGCACCATGCTGCACTGCCCGCTGAACTTCACTGGCACCCCAGGCCCTTTGAAGGGCCAGGCTGCACTCCCCTTCAGCCCCCTGGTCATCCCAGCCTTCCCAGCCCACTTCCTGGCCACTGCGGGCCCCTCACCCATGGCCGCTGGCCTGATGCACTTCCCGCCCACGTCCTTCGACAGTGCTCTCCGCCACAGACTTTGCCCGGCCTCATCTGCCTGGCACGCACCACCAGTCACAACCTATGCAGCGCCCCACTTCTTCCACCTCAACACGAAGCTGTAG
- the ARID5A gene encoding AT-rich interactive domain-containing protein 5A isoform X7 has translation MAKENRGDDGATERPKKAKEERRMDQMMPGKTKADVADQAPLLSQEPPRNSIEQQGPASGSSVSFVGASGCPEAYKRLLSSFYCKGTHGIMSPLAKKKLLAQVSKVEALQCQEEGCRHGAEPQASPAVHLPGSPQSPKGLIENSRHRLTSQEGLQSPGGSLREEAQAGPCPAAPIFTGCFHTHPTEVLKPVSQHPRDFFSRLKDGVLLGPPGKEGLSVKEPQLVWGGDANRPSAFHKGGSRKGVLYPKPKACWVSPMAKVPPESPTLPPTFPGSTGLGSKRSLEEEGAAHSGKRLRAVSPFLKEADAKKCGAKPAGSGLVSCLLSPALGPVPPEAYRGTMLHCPLNFTGTPGPLKGQAALPFSPLVIPAFPAHFLATAGPSPMAAGLMHFPPTSFDSALRHRLCPASSAWHAPPVTTYAAPHFFHLNTKL, from the exons ATGGCCAAGGAGAACAGGGGGGATGATGGGGCCACCGAGCGGCCGAAGAAGGCCAAGGAGGAGCGGCGCATGGACCAG ATGATGCCAGGAAAGACCAAAGCAGATGTTGCTGACCAAGCACCGCTTCTTAGCCAGGAGCCCCCCAGGAACAGTATAGAACAGCAGGGCCCGGCCTCTGGGTCTTCTGTGTCCTTTGTGGGTGCCAGTGGCTGCCCTGAGGCCTACAAGCGGCTCCTATCCAGCTTCTACTGCAAGGGGACACACGGCATCATGTCACCACTGGCCAAAAAGAAGCTCCTGGCCCAGGTGAGCAAGGTGGAGGCCTTGCAGTGCCAGGAGGAGGGCTGTCGCCATGGGGCAGAGCCCCAGGCGTCCCCAGCTGTTCACCTCCCAGGGAGTCCCCAGAGCCCCAAAGGGCTGATTGAGAATTCCAGGCACCGGCTGACCTCTCAGGAGGGATTGCAGTCCCCGGGTGGCAGCCTCAGGGAGGAGGCGCAGGCGGGCCCCTGCCCGGCAGCCCCCATCTTCACGGGCTGCTTCCACACCCACCCCACTGAGGTGCTGAAGCCTGTCAGCCAGCACCCCAGGGACTTCTTCTCCAGACTTAAAGATGGGGTGCTATTGGGGCCTCCTGGCAAAGAGGGGCTGTCAGTGAAAGAGCCCCAGCTGGTGTGGGGCGGGGACGCCAACCGCCCTTCTGCATTCCACAAAGGCGGCTCCAGAAAGGGCGTTCTGTACCCCAAGCCCAAAGCCTGCTGGGTGTCCCCCATGGCCAAGGTCCCACCCGAGAGCCCCACGCTCCCGCCCACCTTTCCTGGTAGCACAGGCCTGGGCAGCAAGCGCAGCCTGGAGGAAGAGGGTGCTGCCCACAGTGGGAAGAGACTGAGGGCCGTGTCTCCCTTTCTTAAGGAGGCAGATGCCAAGAAATGTGGGGCCAAACCTGCAGGGTCCGGCCTGGTCTCCTGCCTTCTGAGCCCAGCCCTGGGGCCTGTGCCCCCAGAGGCCTACAGGGGCACCATGCTGCACTGCCCGCTGAACTTCACTGGCACCCCAGGCCCTTTGAAGGGCCAGGCTGCACTCCCCTTCAGCCCCCTGGTCATCCCAGCCTTCCCAGCCCACTTCCTGGCCACTGCGGGCCCCTCACCCATGGCCGCTGGCCTGATGCACTTCCCGCCCACGTCCTTCGACAGTGCTCTCCGCCACAGACTTTGCCCGGCCTCATCTGCCTGGCACGCACCACCAGTCACAACCTATGCAGCGCCCCACTTCTTCCACCTCAACACGAAGCTGTAG